The following proteins are encoded in a genomic region of Oreochromis aureus strain Israel breed Guangdong linkage group 8, ZZ_aureus, whole genome shotgun sequence:
- the LOC120441450 gene encoding C-type mannose receptor 2-like yields the protein MVLTVILLLVSGYVTLCSPAHREFYLINEDKIWDDAQSYCRSKYTDLATIGSQDDMQRLVNMVSASGVTAEMWIGLTETGPAAWLWSVGETQISDGVVEYTNWASLPSSTDNCGGMSYDGKWFSAPCTTTLPYVCQDIGSSGFYVVFQGTSWIYAQQDCRMNNKDLASARSQMENLVLQQIINGAALSSVWIGLFRDDWKWSDQSNSSFRYWATGQPNNDGVCTLYSPSLTGFMDRGCTYSIPFICYEGSANQETKHTRTVKVEFKSSLNLNDFNVSDAILQQIQSKYQNAKVQWRVQPDGKIFHKEEEKEIKDAC from the exons ATGGTCCTTACAGTGATTTTATTGCTAGTTTCAG GCTATGTTACTCTGTGTTCTCCCGCTCATCGGGAGTTCTACCTGATAAACGAGGATAAAATCTGGGATGATGCCCAGAGTTACTGCAGGAGCAAGTACACCGACCTCGCCACAATTGGCAGCCAGGATGACATGCAGAGGCTGGTGAACATGGTGTCAGCCAGTGGTGTGACAGCAGAGATGTGGATCGGTCTGACAGAAACAGGCCCAGCGGCCTGGCTGTGGTCTGTGGGAGAAACTCAGATCAGTGATGGAGTAGTTGAGTACACTAACTGGGCCAGTTTACCAAGTTCCACTGACAACTGTGGAGGAATGAGTTATGATGGGAAATGGTTCAGCGCACCCTGTACAACAACGCTTCCTTATGTATGCCAAG ATATTGGTTCCAGTGGGTTCTATGTTGTTTTTCAAGGGACGAGCTGGATATATGCCCAGCAGGACTGTCGCATGAACAACAAAGACTTGGCCAGTGCGAGGAGCCAGATGGAAAATCTGGTATTGCAGCAAATAATCAATGGCGCCGCACTCTCTTCAGTCTGGATTGGTTTGTTCAGAGATGACTGGAAATGGTCAGACCAGAGCAACAGCTCCTTCAGATACTGGGCCACTGGTCAACCAAATAATGATGGAGTCTGTACATTGTACAGTCCATCTCTCACAGGATTCATGGACAGAGGCTGTACTTACTCTATACCCTTCATCTGCTATGAGG GTTCTGCCAAtcaagaaacaaaacacaccaGAACTGTTAAGGTGGAATTTAAGTCATCTTTGAACTTAAATGACTTCAATGTGAGTGATGCCATTCTGCAGCAG ATCCAATCAAAGTACCAGAATGCCAAGGTTCAGTGGAGAGTCCAGCCTGATGGGAAAATTTTCCataaggaggaggagaaggaaatCAAAGATGCCTGTTAG